The DNA region gcaatttaaaagttttttcttCATACAATGCATTCTACACTTGAGAGTTTAGGACTTTAGGTAAAGAAAACACCTCAACATACACCTTGTCATTAGAagtcatattttcatatttgagtCCATGTAAAACTGTGCCCTACTTTGTTTCAACTAGAAGTCTGTCAACGGCCAccttctctctctctgtctTTTGCATTCAGCACTTATGCAGCGTACTTCTTGTTCATTCATGGTACGTATTTTACATCTTTTCCTCCTTCAGCTATGCATCTTTTAGCATATGCATACACAAAGCCAAAGCCCAATAAGCATCAGCCTCAGTCAAGCTTCAAAGATTCCGACTTATAAAACCCACACCATCTATTATAGCTTCAGAAATAAATTCACTAGTCCAACGGTCACGAGTTTTAAGTAGCTTGGAACACTCGCACACAATTCCTTAAACCAGAATCGCCAAAAGGAAAGCTTTATTTCTTTGCTCATACAACAATCCGGTAGGTTTCAGTTATATAATTTTCATCATATTGAATGTTTTCAATGCATAAACACCATGCACCCAAGGAAAACAAAACTGCACATCGGCATTTTGCAGCCACATACACATACTGTAGCCAGGCAGGAGAACAAACTGCCTTCTTGATCTTTCATTCCATCTCGACacaattgtttagctaatgaagAGGTGGTCTTTTATTATAAGTTGCCCCTCATCTGCATTcagatttgaatttttttttatttatttttttttggataaggaGTCGGATTTGAAAGTTTATCAATTTCTAGATATAAACTCAATTTGCATGCTTTATAGTACCTGATACAGGGGAAATTCAGAACCAGTGACTAACTATGACAAAGGTATTCTAAAATCAAGTAAATCTACCACAACATCATAGAAGACTTTCACAAGGTGAATAGCCAATTTAAGCACAGGTTGCAATCTTGAATCACACCCAATTTGGGTGACCCAATACACATCATTCATGCAAAACATCTACATTTACACTGCAATTCTATTACTGTATAATAGAcaataaataaaggaaagaaataaaagacaaATACTTACGAATCATATTCATTTATCTAgaatatatcatacaaacattCAGAAACAAACTGGTTCACATACCCGAGGCTGCCCATGCCATTAATAGGCTCAAGAAGTTGCAATTGATGCTGTTGTTGTGCCTCCTGTTGCGGCTCAATTTGCTGCAAGGGCTGTATACGACCACCCTCCATCACTACTGCTGCAGTAGTTGGTGTCCCCTTTCCCTCAATAAACCGCCACATATACCACGCCCCAACGGACCGGTATGGCTTCCATTTCTCACACAATTGCTCCATTTGCGACGGCCTTGGTAATTCCTCCAACCCATGCAGCATTTTTACTCCTTTCCTAACCCCCAAGTCACTAACAGGCAACACATCAGGTCTATGTAGGGAAAATATCATGAACATATGTACTGACCAAGAACCAATCCCTTTCACCATTGAAAGCATTGTAAACAATGACCTATCATCCATCTTTACAACAGTTTCATCAGACAAAATCCCACTTTTATACTTATTTGCAAGGTCATACAGGTAACTTGCTTTTCTCCCTGATATACCAATCTGCTTAAGCTGTTGAGCAGATAAAGAAAGAACAACATCAGGGCAAACAGCATCTTCACCACCACAAAGAGAAAGAAAACGCGTGTAAATTGAAGTTCCTGCTTTATAAGCTAATTGTTGGTAGAGAATACTCTTACAGAGTGCAAGAAATGGAAGTTGGTGTGACTCAAAAGCTGGAAAAGGAAGAGTATCTATTAAAGAACAAAGAAGTGGGTCAGCTAATCGCAAATGGCGGAGAGCATTCTCAATTTCGCCATTAGCAGATAATGGTTTGACAATTTGGGGCAAAGATTTTGTTGATTGTGAAGAACCCCTTCGACGATTCTTGGTGATTGTAACTACAGATTGCGAGGAATCAGAAGGTTGAAGGGTTTTTTGGTCATTAGTGGAAGAGAGTTTACGGATTTTTTGGGGGCGAATTGGGATTTTTGAAGGGTTAGAGGGATTTGGGGGAATATCAACGGTGGAATCAGAAGTGGGTTGAGATTGAGATAGGGATGGAGTTTGGGTTTGGGTTTTTTGAGTTTGGGTTTGCTCACCCATTGAGAAATTTGAGAGtgtattttttctttctatgggGAGCTGAGGGAGAGGGGAAATTGGTGGCGATTGAGAGGACAAGGCGTTGCTGTTGACTGTCGAATTGGGGAGCTAAAGGTTTGAAGTCAATGCAGTGATGAGAGCCAACTCTAATTTAAAGCAAAAGTAAAAGGGGTTCCTTCCTATTTGGCTTCTGTAAGATCGTTTTTTCTCGTAGCATCATTTGGTACTTCAGTTCTTGGGGAGTATTTCAAAATGGGGCCCCTGAGATTCCCATATTGCACAATCTTTcttcatttaatttttatttttttcttaagagCTCCTTagaaaataaacaaacaaaaattttAGTATAAATTCAACCAAGAACTGAAAATTAGTTGCTGATAAAACATAAGAACTGTTATCTTAAAATCTACTACgatctctttcctttttctattGAGTATCAAATCTCACCTAGACCCACATGTGGGATTATATTGAGTTTGTATTGAGCATCAAATCTAAAGGAAAATAAAGCTTAATCCAAGCGCTGGAACTAGCAATGTGACGCACATTGAGCACGACCTAATTTAAAAAATTCTATTATGTAATCACATTCAAATGCATAACACGTAATAAGACCACAACTATTATTGCCGTAATTGTATATATTTCATAAGCATTAATCGGTAATCAATCATATATTTAAGAGATGCGAGGTTCAATTAATTTTGAAGAATAATAATGTCGACGTGCAATTATAAAAGCagctcaaaataaataaatcaataaccACTTTTATATCCTTGATATCTGTAGGATGACTATATATATGGAGGAAGAACAAGGGTCACCAAAAGAGAAATGCAAGGAGAAAAAACAGTGAATAAGTATTTAAAATTCATGGTAAAAGGACAAAGGATAGTACTctctccggatcaaaaagagtgtctactTAATCGTTTTCAGACACTcgcttaaaaaaatactaatttctagaagaaaaaaaatactaattcctagaagaaaaaaatactaATTCCTAGAGTGTATACATATGCTAGATTTCCATCGGTAGTTCAGAAATGCTaggttgattcttattcttcttatctttattatatggctattttgttgcactttccgccttacatactcggtacaatattcatactgacgtcctttcttgtggatttGCGTTCATGCTGCGGTGTAGATAGACGGACGAGGATCTTCCACAATAAAATGTTTTTCCGTGTACTAGTTTGGTTGGTGGGCTCCCTTCTTCCCCGGAGCACCGCCGAGTCTggattgtatatgtattttgtgttAAGGCTATGTCGGGGGCCCCGTCCGACCAGGTATTTCGGTCGTATTGCGTGAGGCTTTGCGACGGAGTCAGTGTGTCTATGCACCAATTATGTTTTGTTAGTGGATATGTTGACGTCGCAggcccattatatatatatgtgtgtacgCATGACATTATATTCATAGTTGGCCTTATTTTGCCGTTTAAAACATCGAGGatgcgagttataagttggttcgctcggtttccgtaagatgccgggtgcccgtcacgcttTACCCagggttggggtgtgacaacatgGTATTTAGTGATAGAACAACTAGTAATTGTgctaaatttgtgaatattcacaagCAAAGGGAGTAAATGTACACACTCCAATTAATTGAATGACAAATATATTTAGTCAGAGgaccaaaattataatttctcAAATTAAGGGATCATGAGTGTCATTAATCATagaaaagaaagacaaaaaaaaaaaaaaaaaaaaaaaaaaattgaaaccaaaaatgaaataaaaaaagtgCCCTTCCCGCTTCTATTGGGGGTGGAATGCTTCACCGTTATTTTAGAGTGCAGTTGCGAAATGTGCGCCCATAACAACCTTCATGAATCCCCTTCAACATCCTCCTTTGATCTTTCACCTTCTTCATCCCATAGGGAAACAGAAGAAACGGAACAACAATGAGTTTCCGAGATGATACCACCGCTGATGATGGGCTTCGAAAGCCCTTACTTCATACCGGCAGCTGGTATCGTATGAGTTCCCGGCAGTCCAGTATGATGGGCTCTTCCGCCCAAATCCTTCGTGAATCCATCTCTATTTATCTTTGTGTCCTCATTGTTGCATTAGGCCCTATTCAACTTGGCTTTACCGTAATGATTCATCTAATTCTTCACCATCTTGCATTTGCATATACAAATTCTATGATTAATAATTATATTGTGGTTTGCTTTGTAATTTTGTAGTGTGGTTACTCTAATCCTACCCAGTCCGAAATCACCACCGACCTTGGACTTACCATTTCTGAGGTATTTTTGTCTTAGtaattttatttcattactattttttatttttttatgtacaaAACCAACAGCAACGGAAGATTTTGTGGGTGTATTTTGTATGGCGAAATTAATCTTTCACTGAGAATGTTTTCTGATGCTTGGTTACCCAGTCAATATGTTttctacataaatatatattaaacattaatactaataatattaGCAAATTGGGGAGTGTTTGATTAAACTATTGAGTATTAATGTTACTTGAAGCAAGTAATATGAAGTTAAAATTGAAACTAATTATAAGGAAAATGATTTCCAGTCAGTAAATGAGTGTTCCATGGAAAACACTTTCCTTCCTACCAAACGCACAGTGTATCCAGTGTAGCGAAGAGACAGGTTCTAAACGGGAAAATATAGAATTAGTGACTGATGGAAATGGTATGCCACGAGGGACTTTCCTTAAAAAAGTTCATAGGTGGCAGGTTTTATTTAGTATCTTCTTACTGATGTATTGTTAAACATAGTGTTACTTTTTAATGGACAGTTCTCAGTCTTTGGATCATTAGCAAATGTTGGTGCAATGATTGGCGCAATTGCAAGCGGTCAAATATCAGAATACATTGGACGAAAAGGGGTATAATTTTAAGACACTTTCAACTATTCAGTCTTGTATTCTTAATGCCTATAAAGGAAGTTTGATAAAGGACTTACTCTATGCATAAAGTATGGCTAACTAATGCAAGGTAGTAAGGTGTGCCTATATAGTGCACAACTTTCCTTTGCATTTCTGCAGAAAAAAATGTATTCACACATCAAATCTGTGAGCTACATGTCAGCTAAGGAGCAACTCTACCGTTGCTCCAAAACTCGCCTCAAcagtttctttttttctctttctggTTCTTTAGTAACTTTTCTCAGTTACCTCACTTCGAAATGCAGACACTAATGATTGCATCAATTCCAAATATTATTGGATGGCTCGCTGTTTCATTTGCCACGGTAAGTGATTAGTTGTTATCTCTTGCACATTCTGGCTGAATTTGCATCTTTTATAGGTAATTAACTTGAACATATGTTTCCTTTTTCAACTTTTAACAGGATGTCTCATTTTTGTATATGGGAAGATtgttggaaggtttcggtgTCGGCATTATTTCTTATGTGGTAATCTTGAGTGTCCAACTTCTGTAGTTGTTCTGAAGTTTTGGTTAATAGTTCTGCTTACTGGAGTCTTCTTGCTTGTTATCTGCAGGTGCCAGTATATATAGCAGAGATTTCACCTAAAAACATGAGGGGAGTCCTTGGATCCATTAACCAGGTTGGTTTTGTATTGAGCTTAACAGTCATCCTCTGGGTTTTATGATTTATAGATATAAATGGCTCGTCATAATTTGATCTCTTGGCATTAGCTCTCTGTAACAGTGGGGATAATGCTAGTATATCTGTtgggattattcgtaagctggAGAGTGCTTGCAGTTTTAGGTGAGCAATACGGTCTTCCTTGTTAAAGTTGGCTTAATTGCAAATAGATTCCCTAAGCATTCGGTGATTGACAAATTGATTGTTATCTTATTAACTTTTCTATTCTTAGGACTGTAGAATTAGTTGGAATTTTTTTATCAAGTAAGCACTTGATGACATTCATCTTGCTGAAAaaagtttttcttctttctaaaATCCCCCCTCCTTTTAGAAATATCTGAAGTTATTCTTCATCTGCAATTTCATTGAAGCAACTCAAAAAGACTGAATAAGCTGATGTTTTTCTGTGTATTAAATAGAatttcccttcttctttttggaCCGCTATAATATGAAGTCACTTGCATCCTTAATTTGAACATATTTATTAGTAAACCTTTACATTAGTTAACTTTTTCAACTCATAATTCCACTCTGCAGGAATGTTgccatgcatgattttgataccTGGTCTATTTTTTATACCTGAGTCTCCTCGTTGGTTGGTATGAGTTCCAAACTTATGTTTGTCACGACTAGGCTTTCATTGTTATGTTATACTGATGTCAACGCCGTGTTATTTAGGCTAAAAACGGGCTTAATGAAGATTTTGAAACTTCTTTGCAAGTTCTACGAGGATTTGACACAGATATATCAACAGAAGTGAATGAGATCAAGGTAATATATTGGACGCGTTTAATGATGGTTTCTAAACTATTTTGAACCCTCAAATTGCACAATAGAAACTTCTTGCAATGCAAACTACTATAAATGTCTTCATGATCATTTGTTTCTCCTGTCTTTGTCTCAGAAATCTGTGAAATCGTCAACTAAAAAAGTTACCATTCGGTTTTCTGAGCTTAAGAGACGGCGATATTACTATCCTTTGCTGGTACACATTTGTGTTGGATTCTTTAATTGCTAACTTATATGATTATATCTGCTATCCTTGACTAGACAAGGACTTGAAAGCCCTTACTCTTGTCAAGACTAACTTTATGGGGTGATTTTGTTCAGGTAGGTATTGGACTGCTCGCACTCCAGCAACTCAGTGGAGTTAATGGTGTTTTATTCTATTCCAGTAACATTTTCAAATCTGCTGGTCAGTTCAGTTCCTTGATTATATGTAGAAATGCATAACAGGATCATCAAATGATTTGATACTGGCAGTTACAAGTATCATTGTGCCGTTCTGTTTGTTTTTTACTCTGTTGGTAGAAACAGATAGGAAAGTACGATTCTGGATAGCAGAAATGGGAAAAAGAATTCCATGTTTGCATGAAGAGCACAATGAATCTCTTCCTCTGCATCCTAGATAACACCCTGCAATAGATATGGGGATGAGAAAGACTTCGTTTTGTGGGAGGGGGGAGAGCTCAAAAGACGAATTTTGAAGTTTTGAACCATTAACTTATTCCatctcaaaaagaaattttaactTATTAATAAAAGAAGTGTTAAAGCTATCAGTTGTAAAGAAACCCTAAATCAGCTGGTTAATCAGGCCCACCTTTTAAAGTTACTCTtgaaagcaaaaacaaaaagttgactaaaaacgATAAACAGTTTCTTTTTAagttgttttgaattaatttttttaatgtttgtgaaaatgaagttttgatatttttaatttatgtcctTTTTAAATTCCTCCCTGTACTTCTTGCTTTTGCTTAAACATATGCCTGGCAATCTGATTGATGGAAACTGATATGGAACTTGACCATCTAGGTCTGCTAGTTCATGAGTGTCCACATTCACATATGCCATGCCTTGTGAattattcatttcattttgttgGTTCCTGAGAAATGATTCCTGTGTTGTGTCCCACAATCCTCATTCAATTATCTCTCAGTAAATAGCTAAAAAACGTGAAGTGCCATCTGTGATGATCTCTCAATCTAAGGTAATATGCCATTATCCAGATTCACGTACACTACTGTTCCGTAAGGTGATATGCCATTATCCAAATCCACATACACCACAGTTCCTTTGGGTGGGTATTTGGAAAAACAACtttaccaaacactagatagAGACTAGCATAGTCATTTGTAACCCAACCATGTTGTAGCATGATATTCACCTAGAACATAATTTTTCGTTATGTTGTCAGAAAGAGATGATGAATTGGAGAATGAAACAACAAAAAGTCGGGCCCATTTCAGTATGAGGTTTTTGtagtggttaaaaaaaaaaaaaaaaaaaaggtttttttttatatttattgtcACTACCTCCCCGTGTCAGGATTGGGTAATTTGTGCGCCTGCTGCCTTCCTTGGATGTGGTAGCCGTTTCTCAGGCTCCCTCTCCGGAATCGAACCCTAATTCTCCGTCACCCGTCACCACCATGGTAGGCCACTATCCTACCATCGAAAGTTGATAGGGTGTGCAGTTCCcctatca from Lycium ferocissimum isolate CSIRO_LF1 chromosome 2, AGI_CSIRO_Lferr_CH_V1, whole genome shotgun sequence includes:
- the LOC132046548 gene encoding alkylbase DNA glycosidase-like protein mag2 isoform X1 — its product is MGEQTQTQKTQTQTPSLSQSQPTSDSTVDIPPNPSNPSKIPIRPQKIRKLSSTNDQKTLQPSDSSQSVVTITKNRRRGSSQSTKSLPQIVKPLSANGEIENALRHLRLADPLLCSLIDTLPFPAFESHQLPFLALCKSILYQQLAYKAGTSIYTRFLSLCGGEDAVCPDVVLSLSAQQLKQIGISGRKASYLYDLANKYKSGILSDETVVKMDDRSLFTMLSMVKGIGSWSVHMFMIFSLHRPDVLPVSDLGVRKGVKMLHGLEELPRPSQMEQLCEKWKPYRSVGAWYMWRFIEGKGTPTTAAVVMEGGRIQPLQQIEPQQEAQQQHQLQLLEPINGMGSLGCIAEGGKDVKYVP
- the LOC132046548 gene encoding alkylbase DNA glycosidase-like protein mag2 isoform X2; protein product: MGEQTQTQKTQTQTPSLSQSQPTSDSTVDIPPNPSNPSKIPIRPQKIRKLSSTNDQKTLQPSDSSQSVVTITKNRRRGSSQSTKSLPQIVKPLSANGEIENALRHLRLADPLLCSLIDTLPFPAFESHQLPFLALCKSILYQQLAYKAGTSIYTRFLSLCGGEDAVCPDVVLSLSAQQLKQIGISGRKASYLYDLANKYKSGILSDETVVKMDDRSLFTMLSMVKGIGSWSVHMFMIFSLHRPDVLPVSDLGVRKGVKMLHGLEELPRPSQMEQLCEKWKPYRSVGAWYMWRFIEGKGTPTTAAVVMEGGRIQPLQQIEPQQEAQQQHQLQLLEPINGMGSLGACIWGQ
- the LOC132046549 gene encoding sugar transporter ERD6-like 6, whose amino-acid sequence is MSFRDDTTADDGLRKPLLHTGSWYRMSSRQSSMMGSSAQILRESISIYLCVLIVALGPIQLGFTCGYSNPTQSEITTDLGLTISEFSVFGSLANVGAMIGAIASGQISEYIGRKGTLMIASIPNIIGWLAVSFATDVSFLYMGRLLEGFGVGIISYVVPVYIAEISPKNMRGVLGSINQLSVTVGIMLVYLLGLFVSWRVLAVLGMLPCMILIPGLFFIPESPRWLAKNGLNEDFETSLQVLRGFDTDISTEVNEIKKSVKSSTKKVTIRFSELKRRRYYYPLLVGIGLLALQQLSGVNGVLFYSSNIFKSAGIHSNKAATFGIGAIQVIVTGISASLVDKAGRRLLLIVSSSVMTASSFLVAMAFFLKEFTPENWHSFFAVLSLVGLVVLVMAFGIGLGSIPWIIMSEILPVSIKSLGGSVATLANWFSAWLVTMTANLLLTWSKGGTFAIYALISAFTVVFVRLWVPETKGKTLEEIQQSFR